In Stigmatopora nigra isolate UIUO_SnigA chromosome 5, RoL_Snig_1.1, whole genome shotgun sequence, the genomic window cagttttcatttttttgctagaaAAGGATGTCAATGCTTATGTTTGGTGCATATTCAAGTACtggtgagtttttcatttgaatctTTTTCGATATGCTATCTCATGACCACGTATTCACGCTCCCTCACGTAACTCACCACCAAAAGAAGAAGTGATCTGTTTTGCAGATCACTTACGCTCAGATCCTTAGGATGACATCATCTTTTTGCGACTTATGAATATATAGGATGAATTTTCTGAATTATTGATCAACATTGGGAAAAAATGGCAACTTGTTTATCACGCCAGGAATCAAAGAAACGAGTAATTTCATTTGGGTAAGGGTAGGACAAAAGCACAAATTGTATGGAGTCCTTTTACACAAATGTTAAAGACAGTGTCATGTTGCAGCCAAGGTCACTTGACTGCAGTCCAATCAGTGGAGGCCGTCTAATCTCCTCAATGGAAAGTTCACCAGAGAGCACAAGCACAAGGCAGTTCCAAAACAATGGGATATACTATATCCAATGTCAAATCACAAAGAAATGTAATGTCGTGTTTATGGGAGTTGTGTCCCCATGGTAAATGCTTGTTACATTTatcctcagaaaaaaaatattacctaTGGAGTGTGTGCCAATTGGTTAAATGACTTTAACCTGACGTAAATGCATAGATTAAATATTCTGTCCATATTGAAGATGGCCTTTAGTACCGTTTATATAGACTATATttgcaaacaaccatttacactacCATTCCATTTAGCACCTGTTTCTACTCTACATTTTCAAAACAGGATTCCACAAACTAGCTGTATTAACTGATATgcaaaaaaacagtgttttttctatatttgtTACATCTATACACCAAACCTAACCCCCAAACTAAAACATCAAAATCATCTTCTGGCTTCTAGAGACCACAAACTGCCCATCTCGGGGCGTACCTGATGAGGCCATGGCTTTGTGTCTGGGTCAGGTGTTCAGCAAAGACAAAACATTTCGGCCAAGAAAACGTTTTGAACCTGGCACACAGCGTTTCGAACTGTACAAGAAGGCCCAAGCCTCGCTCAAATCCGGACTGGACTTGAGGAAAGTGGTGCAGTTGCCCGAAGGCGAGGGCCTCAGTGACTGGATCGCCGTGCACGTGGTGGATTTCTTCAACAGAATCAACCTTATCTATGGCACCGTCAGCGAATACTGCACAGAACGGAGCTGCCCGATCATGTCCGGTGGTCTCAGATACGAGTATAGGTGGCAGGACGGTGATGACTACAGAAAACCCACCAAGCTGCCTGCTCTCAAGTACATGAACCTGATGATGGACTGGATAGAGTCGCTCATCAACGATGAGGACATCTTCCCTACCAGAGTAGGTGTGTGACTTGACCTTTTATAGATTGTGCAATCAATGTATAATGTGTATCATGACGGACGTTTCAAGCTTCATGAACTCAgagattaaaataaaaggttAATTCAACCGTGACGTTGACATTTAGAGGCAAGGCAATCAACCACGGTGCACATTTGATCACATCTATAGGATGGATAATTATCACATCTGCATTCACTATGGGGGATTATGGGCACAGTGGTAGTAAATTGCTCCACCTGTATCTCATCCACTCATTTTCTATCACGCTAGAATAGATGGCACTTCTCCATCTATTGCATGCTATTTCTTC contains:
- the mob3c gene encoding MOB kinase activator 3C, which translates into the protein MALCLGQVFSKDKTFRPRKRFEPGTQRFELYKKAQASLKSGLDLRKVVQLPEGEGLSDWIAVHVVDFFNRINLIYGTVSEYCTERSCPIMSGGLRYEYRWQDGDDYRKPTKLPALKYMNLMMDWIESLINDEDIFPTRVGVPFPKNFHQVCKKILSRLFRVFVHVYIHHFDSVCSMGAEAHINTCYKHYYFFISEFNLIDHSELEPLKEMTEKICN